GTCCGGAGAGCCATACGCGATATTGTAGTGCACTGTACTGAGTTAAAGAGTGCGATCTCTTGTGATACCACTCCGATCTGGCGACGCACGTTTTCAAGATCGATAGATCTCGTGTCTATTCCGTCAATAGCAACAGAGCCGGAGGTTGGGAAATAGAATCCCGCCACCAGATCAATGATCGTACTCTTCCCCTCACCGGAGCGCCCCACAAGTGCCGTTCTCGTGCCAGCCGGTATAGTAAACGAAACATCAGTCAGTACTTCATTCTCTGTGTCATACGCAAATGAAGCATGGTCGAATACGATCTCGCCTCGCAAGGTCGGCGTCCCCGCTCCCTCCGGATGATAGATCTCTTGTGGCTCTTCAAAGATCTTTTCAGCCTCCAGAAGATTTGTCACATAATTCTGAAGCCATTGCCACATATCGTTGAATTCTATGAATGGGCCATAGAGGAGGCCTGCATACGCATTAAAAGCAACAAGTTCACCAACGGAAATGACTCCCTGCGTTACAAAAATAATACCTAGAACGTAGATCGCTATTTGCGTAATCAACACCAGCACTCGCTGAAAGAAGCTCATTCGCTCCCAGATACCGCGTATATGAAGAAATGTTCCCAATAGAGGTCCAGTAAAATTATGTGCGATGGTATTCCCTTCCCGGTTTTCGTATGCGGCAATTTTTACCTCTCGCACTTGTGATATGACATTATAAACAGTACCGTGAGCTTCACGCTGATATTGGTGATATGAGCGCTCCAGTGGGGCGAGCGGAGCAAGCGTCGATCGGGCAACGACCACGTACATTGCTACGGAAACCACAAGTATCAGAGCAAGCCATACATTAATAAAGAATGCGAACGAAAATGCCGCCACGAGAGTCAGAAGTTTCGGCGCGATCTGAAGAATGTCCTGCGTCACGCTTTGCATCGTAAACGCACCCATATTCATATTCTCCATCACTGAACCGAACCGCTGCTCTTTGTGAAATGACAGCGGAAGACGCAACAAATGATTATACCCCCGCACGCGAAAACTGATCGACATACGCTCAGCGAGCGAGAGCGACCTGATCGAGAGCGCCCAGTCAACCGCGTACGTGACGAGCTGTATGACACACCACAGCGCAAGGATCACAAATACGAACATCACTTCACGGCGAAAGTCCGACGGTAGATCGGCGATCGTCGTCGATGATGCGACCGGTGGTGATTGAATAAGCGCGTCCCAAGCGCGAAGTACGCCCAAGAATCGGCAGAACTCACCGCACAGGTGTGTCGCGCATATAACGACCGATCAGGCGAACCCCTTGAATAATGGTTCGTCGATCTGTGGCATTGTGTTCATGTGAATCGGCCACGATCCTTTTGGTTTACTCAGTCACCCCTATCGCACGACGTACTTCCGTCATTTTCTGTTCTGCCTGCTCGCTCGCCTTTTTCGCCCCAAGAGTGAGAACGTCGCTCACGTATGCTCGGTCTTTCAGGAGTTCGTTATATCGTTCACGAAGAGGTGCAAAATATTCTAATAATTTCAGAGCTAGCATCTTTTTTGAATCTCCATAACCGATTGAACCCTCGCGGTACTTACTCTCCAGATCTTCGATCTCTTCTTTTGACGATACAAGTTTATGAAGATAATAAACGGTATCGGAATCAGGATCTAAGGGCTCACCAAGTGGCGTCGAGTCGGTCTGAATCGACATCACCGCGTCGCGAAGCTCATCGTCAGAACCAAAAAGCGGTATAACATTGTCATAGCTCTTGCTCATTTTGCGTCCGTCAATACCCGGGATCGTCTCAACGTCAGAGAGTATATGCGGCTCTGGGAGTTTAAACGTCTCGCCATATGCGCGGTTGAACGCGTCCGCAGTGTCCCTCGCGATCTCGAGATGCTGTTTTTGGTCTTTGCCGACCGGAACTATATCAGCATCGTAAATCAGAATATCGGCTGCCATTAACATAGGATAGTTAAACGTCCCTGCGTTTATTTCCTCCCCTTTTTCTTGCGCGTCTTTGTATGCGTGTGCCCGTTTAAGGTAAGAGATAGATGTAAGGCATTCAAATATCCAAGCGAGCTCTGTCACCTCAGGAACGTCAGATTGTTTAAAAAGGGTTACTCTGTCCTTGGATCGAGTCCAACTGCAAGATACGCCGCCGCCACGTCAAAAGAGCTCTCCTTGCGAGCTTATCGGAACCACGAACGGTGGTTAGTGCGTGAAGGTCGGCAATAAAGACAAGTGCATCATACTTGTCCTGCAGTTCTACAAACTGACGCATAGCACCAAAGTAATTACCTATGTGCAAACGCCCGGTCGACTTTATTCCTGAAAGAAGTGTTTTGCTCATTAGCTACAATAGTATCAAATTTACCTGCCGGAGTGGAGACAAATAATGTTTTTTATTTTTGCTCTTCACTTTGTTTACCTTGCTCCTCCTCTAGATCATCGAGGATTTTTTGGATGTCACCAGCCATAATACCCTCTATATTAGACCAACTTTTCTTGATCCTATGGTCGGTTACTCTATCCTGTGGAAAGTTATACGTACGTATCTTCTCCGAGCGATCCGCTGTGCCGATTTGATTTGCTCGGCTGTCGGCATGTTTCTTTTCTTCTTCCTCGC
The nucleotide sequence above comes from Candidatus Campbellbacteria bacterium. Encoded proteins:
- a CDS encoding ABC transporter ATP-binding protein, giving the protein MGVLRAWDALIQSPPVASSTTIADLPSDFRREVMFVFVILALWCVIQLVTYAVDWALSIRSLSLAERMSISFRVRGYNHLLRLPLSFHKEQRFGSVMENMNMGAFTMQSVTQDILQIAPKLLTLVAAFSFAFFINVWLALILVVSVAMYVVVARSTLAPLAPLERSYHQYQREAHGTVYNVISQVREVKIAAYENREGNTIAHNFTGPLLGTFLHIRGIWERMSFFQRVLVLITQIAIYVLGIIFVTQGVISVGELVAFNAYAGLLYGPFIEFNDMWQWLQNYVTNLLEAEKIFEEPQEIYHPEGAGTPTLRGEIVFDHASFAYDTENEVLTDVSFTIPAGTRTALVGRSGEGKSTIIDLVAGFYFPTSGSVAIDGIDTRSIDLENVRRQIGVVSQEIALFNSVQCTTISRMALRT